The Phycisphaeraceae bacterium genome window below encodes:
- a CDS encoding serine/threonine protein kinase produces the protein MGGTGSGEGSRSSGFETLLGKIVVDRGLAASEEVEACRDLQKQNPGSALSDLLIDRAFVTRSQLDRLRGELEAERSQQRLPGYKVIRKLGAGAMATVYLAKQLSLDRLVAIKLLPKKFSNDPKFIERFYKEGRAAARLNDQHVVQAYDVGQAGDSHFFVMEYVDGETVYDRLVRHKRFKESDAIEIVRQVAMALKHAHAQGFIHRDIKPKNIMLSRSGVVKLADLGLARAVSDKEAAEAEAGKAYGTPYYISPEQVRGQVDIGPPADIYGLGATFYHMVTGRLPFEGKNPSEVMHKHLKAELVPPDHVNPQLTGGTAQIIEMMLAKNPRDRYHSAAELLEDLDAVTKGMPPLHAKPALDLGAIPAAVPAALEPTRVRHSGGPSSALVITLSTLLVLAVVVIVALLLRPSG, from the coding sequence ATGGGAGGGACAGGTTCCGGTGAAGGCTCCCGCTCGAGCGGCTTCGAGACGCTCCTCGGCAAGATCGTGGTCGATCGCGGACTCGCCGCTTCCGAAGAAGTCGAAGCGTGCCGCGATCTTCAGAAGCAGAACCCCGGCAGCGCTCTCTCCGATCTCCTGATCGACCGCGCCTTCGTGACGCGCAGCCAGCTCGATCGACTTCGCGGCGAACTCGAAGCGGAGCGCAGCCAGCAGCGCTTGCCCGGCTACAAAGTCATTCGCAAGCTCGGCGCTGGTGCAATGGCCACCGTGTACCTCGCCAAGCAGTTGAGCCTCGATCGCCTGGTGGCGATCAAGCTCCTTCCCAAGAAGTTCTCGAATGATCCCAAGTTCATCGAGCGCTTCTACAAGGAGGGCCGGGCGGCGGCGAGGCTGAACGACCAGCATGTGGTGCAGGCGTACGATGTCGGCCAGGCGGGCGACAGCCACTTCTTCGTGATGGAGTATGTCGACGGCGAGACGGTCTACGACCGCCTCGTCCGGCACAAGCGCTTCAAGGAGTCCGACGCGATCGAAATCGTCCGGCAGGTCGCGATGGCTCTGAAGCACGCCCATGCGCAGGGCTTCATCCACCGCGACATCAAGCCGAAGAACATCATGCTGAGCCGTTCCGGCGTGGTGAAACTGGCCGACCTCGGCCTCGCGCGGGCGGTCAGCGACAAGGAAGCCGCTGAAGCCGAGGCGGGCAAGGCTTATGGCACGCCCTACTACATCTCACCGGAGCAGGTCCGGGGACAGGTGGACATCGGACCGCCCGCGGACATCTACGGCCTCGGCGCGACCTTCTATCACATGGTCACGGGTCGCCTTCCCTTTGAAGGAAAGAACCCCTCCGAGGTGATGCACAAGCACCTGAAGGCGGAACTCGTCCCGCCGGACCATGTGAACCCGCAGCTCACTGGCGGCACCGCGCAGATTATCGAAATGATGCTCGCGAAGAACCCGCGTGATCGCTACCACAGCGCCGCGGAGCTTCTCGAAGACCTCGATGCAGTCACGAAGGGGATGCCGCCACTGCATGCCAAGCCGGCGCTCGACCTCGGCGCCATTCCCGCGGCGGTACCTGCCGCTCTCGAACCGACGCGAGTGCGGCATAGCGGCGGGCCATCGTCCGCGCTGGTCATCACCCTCAGCACTCTGCTGGTGCTTGCAGTCGTGGTCATCGTGGCGCTTCTGCTGCGGCCGAGCGGCTGA
- a CDS encoding Maf-like protein, translated as MSRPKVILASASPRRKLLLESIGAEVRVMPPAIDDAMAPISERAVSRLVEALAWFKAAQVLGEGAMGEAEQGAQWLVAADTICVVDGRRLGKPASADEAAAMIKAMAGRRHEVITGVALVALPGHSRRIFHDRSEVIIGEISDAHLREHLEQDGWRGRAGGYNFAEVRDRGWPISCQGDPSTVMGLPLRLLEPMLSAAPRRNFDAGRSA; from the coding sequence GTGAGTCGTCCGAAGGTCATCCTCGCGAGCGCGAGCCCGAGGCGCAAGCTGCTTCTTGAATCGATCGGCGCGGAGGTTCGCGTCATGCCGCCCGCGATCGACGATGCGATGGCGCCGATTTCAGAGCGAGCGGTCTCGCGCCTGGTTGAGGCGTTGGCCTGGTTCAAGGCAGCGCAGGTGCTCGGCGAGGGCGCGATGGGTGAAGCAGAGCAGGGGGCGCAGTGGCTCGTGGCCGCGGACACGATCTGCGTGGTGGATGGTCGACGCCTCGGGAAGCCTGCATCCGCCGACGAAGCGGCCGCCATGATCAAGGCGATGGCCGGGCGCCGACACGAGGTGATCACCGGCGTCGCGCTCGTGGCGCTCCCCGGGCACTCGCGTCGCATCTTTCACGATCGATCCGAGGTCATCATCGGCGAGATCAGTGACGCGCACCTTCGTGAACATCTTGAACAGGATGGGTGGCGCGGGCGAGCGGGTGGTTACAACTTCGCCGAGGTGCGTGATCGGGGCTGGCCGATCTCCTGCCAGGGTGATCCTTCGACGGTCATGGGACTGCCGCTTCGGTTGCTTGAACCGATGCTGAGTGCGGCGCCTCGCCGGAACTTCGACGCGGGACGGAGCGCGTGA
- a CDS encoding RidA family protein codes for MPTHSDILARLSELGLELPAPPKPVAAYIPFVRVGPLIFVSGQIPLREGQVICRGPVPGTASIEAAQSAARQCVLNGLAVVADALGGDLGRVRRMVRLGVFVQSDDGFAEQPKVANGASELLRALFGDAGTHARAAVGVNALPLGASVEVEMLVEADS; via the coding sequence ATGCCGACCCATTCCGATATCCTCGCCCGCCTATCCGAGCTGGGGCTCGAACTTCCGGCGCCCCCGAAGCCAGTCGCTGCGTACATCCCCTTTGTGCGAGTCGGCCCCCTCATTTTCGTCAGTGGCCAGATCCCCCTGCGGGAGGGTCAGGTGATCTGCCGTGGTCCGGTTCCGGGGACCGCCTCGATCGAGGCGGCCCAGTCGGCAGCGCGGCAGTGCGTCCTGAATGGACTTGCCGTGGTCGCCGATGCGCTCGGTGGAGACCTCGGTCGAGTGCGACGCATGGTGAGACTCGGAGTCTTTGTTCAGTCTGATGATGGCTTCGCCGAGCAGCCGAAGGTTGCCAACGGAGCCAGCGAGTTGCTGCGAGCACTCTTTGGAGATGCGGGAACCCATGCGCGTGCGGCGGTCGGCGTGAACGCGCTGCCGCTGGGAGCATCGGTCGAAGTTGAAATGCTTGTGGAGGCCGACTCATGA
- a CDS encoding DUF1573 domain-containing protein, which yields MSQGGLKRPRWRVLIAIVVGTPVLAFGAWTALEWWDHRSRHVELPPPPPTHPPRLVLEPASVDLGRISQCDGLVRIKGTIRNDSDQPTLLDDWIPSCGCTGPRGLVRGTTIAPGESLDFELLSDSWATPGEKRYTLDFRERHADGLVRFEIRYIVESPLHTDSNFLTRIIDEVSPLVVKSRDNRPFRILSLEPPLAEIDSSEVASAHTLRLVWRRVDLELGDGWTEQELKIHTDREDCPTLSVRLESGLPDGVAEIIPYQPVPVPQ from the coding sequence ATGAGCCAAGGTGGATTGAAGCGACCTCGCTGGAGAGTCCTGATCGCGATTGTGGTCGGGACACCGGTGCTCGCCTTCGGCGCGTGGACGGCGCTCGAGTGGTGGGATCATCGGAGCAGGCATGTTGAACTCCCGCCGCCGCCCCCGACCCATCCACCCCGCCTCGTCCTCGAGCCGGCATCGGTCGATCTCGGGCGCATCTCCCAGTGCGACGGGCTCGTTCGTATCAAGGGGACGATTCGCAACGACTCCGATCAGCCCACGCTGCTCGATGACTGGATTCCAAGCTGCGGATGCACCGGACCGCGTGGTCTGGTTCGGGGCACCACCATCGCGCCCGGCGAGTCGCTCGACTTCGAACTCCTGAGCGACTCATGGGCCACCCCGGGTGAGAAGCGCTACACGCTCGACTTCCGCGAGCGCCACGCTGACGGACTGGTGCGCTTTGAGATCCGGTACATCGTCGAGAGCCCGCTTCACACCGATTCGAACTTCCTCACGCGCATCATCGATGAGGTCTCGCCCCTGGTGGTCAAGTCGCGTGACAATCGGCCCTTCAGGATTCTCTCTTTGGAGCCGCCGCTGGCCGAGATCGACTCCTCTGAGGTGGCCAGCGCGCACACGCTTCGACTCGTTTGGCGTCGGGTTGATCTGGAACTTGGCGACGGTTGGACGGAGCAGGAGCTCAAGATCCACACCGACCGCGAGGATTGCCCGACGCTGTCGGTCAGGCTCGAGTCAGGTCTGCCTGACGGCGTCGCTGAGATCATTCCCTATCAGCCGGTGCCTGTCCCGCAGTGA
- a CDS encoding glycosyltransferase family 2 protein has protein sequence MPVLFCVIPVFNEPETLEQCVQRVLATSLPSAWSLSIVLVDDASAVATRSAAERLSEAHRGSPGRLDVLTHLINRGKGAALRTGFRRVLERSADDADAVIIQDADLEYDPGDFASLLEALPPGGHGAVYGNRWLSMDGGTLVRRLHRGANRALTRISNFATGYRIGDMECCYKLLPVPLLRRVLPQLTEDRFGIEPQLTAVLAREGAEIAEVPVHYNPRGFAAGKKIGWRDGVRACWVMMRERFKGRPRHGGRVTKGDR, from the coding sequence GTGCCGGTGCTCTTCTGCGTCATTCCCGTCTTCAACGAACCGGAGACGCTGGAGCAGTGCGTGCAGCGCGTGCTGGCGACCTCGCTTCCATCGGCATGGTCGCTGTCGATCGTGCTCGTCGATGATGCCAGCGCGGTGGCGACCCGCAGCGCGGCCGAGCGCCTCAGCGAGGCCCATCGCGGCTCGCCCGGACGCCTCGATGTGCTGACCCATCTCATCAATCGCGGCAAGGGTGCGGCGCTGCGAACGGGCTTTCGGCGCGTGCTCGAGCGCTCCGCCGATGATGCCGACGCCGTGATCATCCAGGACGCCGATCTCGAGTACGACCCCGGCGACTTTGCCTCGCTGCTTGAGGCGCTTCCGCCCGGCGGCCACGGCGCGGTCTACGGCAATCGCTGGCTGTCGATGGATGGAGGCACGCTGGTCCGGCGGCTCCATCGAGGCGCGAACCGCGCCCTCACTCGCATCAGCAACTTCGCGACCGGCTATCGCATCGGCGACATGGAGTGCTGCTACAAGCTTCTTCCGGTTCCCCTTCTTCGGCGCGTACTGCCGCAGCTCACCGAGGATCGCTTCGGCATCGAACCACAACTCACCGCGGTCCTCGCCCGCGAAGGCGCGGAGATCGCCGAGGTGCCCGTGCACTACAACCCGCGCGGCTTCGCGGCCGGGAAGAAGATCGGATGGCGCGATGGTGTCCGTGCCTGCTGGGTGATGATGCGCGAGCGCTTCAAGGGTCGTCCTCGCCATGGCGGCCGGGTGACGAAGGGCGATCGATGA
- a CDS encoding prepilin-type N-terminal cleavage/methylation domain-containing protein produces the protein MRNHNRGFTLVELLVVIAIIALLVGLLLPALAKAQQAARETKDATQIKQIHTGMLSYAAKDKAGRLPLPGYIRRCLDNTVNPPIPTTEDPTANNTQNLYSCMIAQEYFKPELCIGPTEVNPVVVEKGKGGTTPYNYNLFNPGNNVFWDNTFTANVNSTVGQGTSNTSYAHLALFGLRKDAQWRNTQDATRPLLGTRAPKLLANGAWDPDPVNGSINNYATQLIGPKREWWGNLVFADNHVELTKSFWPEGVTFECGTLGSTRDHIFTNQPFTQVGCLKRGCVANCQSQSANTNPVANSAGDTWMGIFPGTITGCTIGVPVVDPSSN, from the coding sequence ATGAGGAACCACAACAGAGGCTTCACGCTCGTTGAGCTGCTGGTGGTCATTGCGATCATCGCTCTGCTGGTTGGGTTGCTCCTCCCGGCTCTCGCCAAGGCCCAGCAGGCTGCCCGCGAGACCAAGGACGCCACCCAGATCAAGCAGATCCACACCGGCATGCTTTCGTACGCAGCCAAGGACAAGGCCGGCCGCCTTCCGCTGCCCGGCTACATCCGCCGCTGCCTGGACAACACCGTCAATCCCCCGATCCCGACCACTGAAGATCCCACGGCCAACAACACGCAGAACCTGTACTCATGCATGATTGCCCAGGAATACTTCAAGCCTGAACTCTGCATCGGGCCGACCGAGGTCAACCCCGTGGTCGTTGAGAAGGGCAAGGGCGGAACCACGCCGTACAACTACAACCTGTTCAACCCCGGCAACAATGTCTTCTGGGACAACACCTTCACGGCGAATGTCAACAGCACCGTCGGACAGGGCACCTCGAACACCAGCTACGCCCACCTGGCCCTCTTCGGCCTCCGCAAGGATGCCCAGTGGCGCAACACCCAGGACGCGACCCGCCCCCTGCTGGGCACCCGCGCTCCCAAGCTGCTCGCCAACGGTGCATGGGATCCCGATCCCGTCAACGGCTCCATCAACAACTACGCCACCCAGCTCATCGGCCCGAAGCGTGAGTGGTGGGGCAACCTGGTCTTCGCCGACAACCATGTCGAGCTGACCAAGTCATTCTGGCCGGAAGGCGTGACCTTCGAGTGCGGAACGCTCGGCAGCACTCGAGACCACATCTTCACCAACCAGCCCTTCACGCAGGTCGGCTGCCTGAAGCGCGGGTGCGTGGCCAACTGCCAGTCGCAGAGCGCCAACACGAACCCCGTGGCCAACAGCGCCGGCGACACCTGGATGGGCATCTTCCCGGGCACGATCACCGGCTGCACCATTGGCGTTCCGGTGGTTGATCCGTCCTCCAACTGA
- the floA gene encoding flotillin-like protein FloA (flotillin-like protein involved in membrane lipid rafts) has translation MPTWLLVTLIVAGVVGLIFFIIIAQYIQLWVQAWLSGAKVRLIDLVMMRLRKVPPGVIVLNRISARKAGLDVPTNLLEAHYLAGGRVDRVIRAMIAADKAKIDLGWDRATAIDLAGRDILEAVRTSVDPKVIDCPNPASGKATLDGVAQDGIQLRVRARVTVRTAIARLVGGATEETIVARVGQGIVATIGASESHKAVLEHPDRISKTVLAQGLDSGTAFEILSIDIAEIDVGDNIGANLQTAQAEADSKRFQAQAEQRRAAAVALEAEFQAEAQKNRALVVLAEADVPKALADALRTGKLGVMDYYRMQNVQADTQMRQSIGQPPQAG, from the coding sequence ATGCCGACCTGGCTGCTGGTCACGCTCATCGTGGCCGGTGTTGTCGGCCTCATCTTCTTCATCATCATCGCCCAGTACATCCAGCTCTGGGTGCAGGCGTGGCTCTCCGGCGCCAAGGTCCGACTCATCGACCTCGTGATGATGCGACTTCGCAAGGTTCCCCCCGGGGTCATCGTCCTCAATCGAATCTCCGCGCGGAAGGCGGGGCTCGATGTGCCGACGAACCTCCTCGAAGCGCACTATCTGGCTGGCGGCCGGGTGGATCGTGTCATCCGGGCCATGATTGCGGCCGACAAGGCGAAGATCGACCTCGGATGGGATCGTGCCACGGCCATCGATCTCGCCGGTCGAGACATTCTCGAAGCGGTGCGCACGAGTGTCGACCCGAAGGTCATCGATTGCCCCAATCCCGCCAGCGGCAAGGCCACCCTCGACGGCGTGGCCCAAGACGGCATTCAGCTTCGCGTGCGAGCGCGAGTCACAGTGCGCACGGCGATCGCGCGGCTCGTCGGTGGTGCCACCGAGGAGACGATCGTGGCCCGCGTCGGTCAGGGCATTGTGGCGACCATCGGTGCGAGCGAGAGTCACAAGGCGGTGCTCGAGCACCCCGACCGCATCTCGAAGACCGTGCTTGCCCAGGGTCTCGACTCCGGCACGGCCTTCGAGATCCTCTCGATCGACATTGCTGAGATCGATGTCGGCGACAACATCGGCGCGAATCTCCAGACCGCACAGGCCGAGGCCGACAGCAAGCGCTTCCAGGCCCAAGCCGAACAGCGGCGTGCAGCCGCCGTGGCGCTCGAGGCGGAGTTCCAGGCCGAGGCGCAGAAGAACCGGGCCCTGGTGGTCCTGGCCGAGGCCGATGTGCCCAAGGCTCTGGCTGATGCCCTCCGAACAGGCAAGCTCGGTGTCATGGACTACTACCGCATGCAGAATGTGCAGGCGGACACCCAGATGAGGCAGTCGATCGGTCAGCCACCGCAGGCCGGCTGA
- a CDS encoding type II secretion system protein, whose amino-acid sequence MTRTHRNQGFTLIELLVVMAIIALLLGILLPALGKARAAARQTKCSTQLKQIHTGFLTHAASEGGGEFPLPGVINRQGIIPGRGLPNELKNSHAHLYSACIARELFTPQILVSPSEVSGRVAVCSNYNYSSYQPANDTYWDGDVPDPANGGAGSGSLGNNFRTQLTDGVCHTSYATMPLMARDASARKESRRDRHWRNTSDSGFAVLGNRGVEDGQTTTNAYTNSITLQIHGPKTSWEGNICYNDNHVAFETTFFPTGISCAEGSTVSPPNDANCPPGTGLDNIFLSETENSQFRNRGDVFLTVVRTVTGSQSSTTHQLQFD is encoded by the coding sequence ATGACTCGTACCCATCGCAACCAAGGATTCACGCTCATCGAGCTGCTGGTGGTCATGGCCATCATCGCACTGCTCTTGGGCATCCTGCTCCCGGCGCTCGGCAAGGCCCGCGCGGCGGCCCGGCAGACCAAGTGCAGCACGCAGCTCAAGCAGATCCACACCGGCTTCCTGACGCACGCCGCGTCTGAAGGCGGTGGTGAGTTTCCGCTTCCCGGCGTGATCAACCGCCAGGGCATCATCCCCGGCCGTGGTCTGCCGAATGAGCTGAAGAACAGCCACGCTCACCTCTACTCGGCGTGCATTGCTCGCGAGCTCTTCACGCCGCAGATCCTGGTGAGCCCGTCCGAAGTCAGCGGCCGCGTCGCGGTCTGCTCGAACTACAACTACTCCTCCTACCAGCCGGCCAACGACACCTACTGGGACGGCGATGTGCCGGATCCGGCCAACGGCGGCGCAGGCTCGGGAAGCCTCGGCAACAACTTCCGCACGCAGTTGACCGATGGTGTCTGCCACACGAGCTACGCGACCATGCCGCTCATGGCTCGTGATGCTTCGGCTCGCAAGGAGAGCCGCCGTGATCGTCACTGGCGGAACACTTCGGACTCCGGATTCGCGGTGCTCGGAAACCGTGGCGTGGAGGATGGTCAGACGACCACCAACGCGTACACGAACTCGATCACCCTCCAGATCCACGGCCCGAAGACCTCTTGGGAAGGCAACATCTGCTACAACGACAACCATGTCGCCTTCGAGACGACCTTCTTCCCCACGGGCATCAGCTGCGCCGAGGGTTCGACGGTCTCTCCTCCCAACGACGCCAACTGCCCTCCGGGCACCGGTCTCGACAACATCTTCCTCTCGGAGACTGAGAACTCTCAGTTCCGGAATCGCGGAGATGTCTTCCTGACGGTGGTTCGCACCGTCACCGGCAGTCAGAGCAGCACCACGCATCAGCTGCAGTTCGACTGA
- a CDS encoding bifunctional heptose 7-phosphate kinase/heptose 1-phosphate adenyltransferase — protein MSDLHTSLLEHLERFTTFRALVVGDFMLDQVLAGAAERLSPDAPVPVIAASEEEMRSQPGGAAGVAACLKAMGGEVRCAGVRGRDAAGERLVDLLRAAGCDASLILPDPSRPTTVKRSIVGLAQHRHPQKMFRLDFESRAPLSADLSEALLHGIEKVLHEVDIVCLEDYDKGVCTEPFCRRLVALCRAAGRPILVDPAAIRDYGRYRGATAITPNRTEAELATGSVVPRDFDAATTGALAGTLLERHDFDAVVLTLDRHGALLLERGGAPIHVPTVARTIYDVTGAGDMVLAALACAVAQQVPWPEAVAFANAAAGLEVEVFGAQPIPLPRVRRSVFELARGYSGKVRTLDDAAAECELWRADGRRVVLTNGCFDLLHAGHVASLRGAKAMGDVLVVGVNVDAQVLRMKGEGRPVAPLAERMEMLEALSCVDLVVPFVEPTAEVLLRRLRPDTYAKGGDYRPETLNEWPVLRELGIEVRLVPSRPGVSTTTIIDRILQGHVAASEKAARG, from the coding sequence GTGAGCGATCTTCACACCTCGCTGCTTGAGCACCTCGAGCGCTTCACGACCTTCCGCGCGCTGGTGGTGGGGGACTTCATGCTCGACCAGGTGCTGGCCGGCGCCGCGGAGCGCCTGAGCCCCGACGCGCCGGTGCCCGTGATTGCGGCGAGCGAAGAGGAGATGCGCTCTCAGCCCGGTGGCGCCGCAGGCGTCGCCGCCTGTCTCAAGGCGATGGGCGGCGAAGTGCGCTGCGCCGGTGTGCGCGGGCGCGACGCAGCGGGCGAGCGTCTCGTCGATCTTCTTCGTGCGGCGGGGTGCGACGCCTCGTTGATCCTGCCCGATCCGTCGCGACCGACGACGGTGAAGCGCAGCATCGTCGGCCTTGCCCAGCATCGTCACCCGCAGAAGATGTTCAGACTCGACTTCGAGTCGCGGGCGCCGCTCTCGGCCGACTTGAGTGAGGCGCTGCTCCATGGCATTGAGAAGGTGCTGCACGAGGTCGACATCGTCTGTCTTGAGGACTACGACAAGGGTGTCTGCACGGAGCCCTTTTGCCGGCGACTCGTGGCGCTCTGCCGAGCCGCCGGTCGGCCGATCCTGGTCGACCCCGCCGCGATCCGCGACTACGGTCGCTATCGCGGCGCGACTGCCATCACGCCGAATCGCACCGAGGCGGAGCTGGCGACCGGTTCTGTCGTGCCGCGAGACTTCGACGCCGCAACCACGGGTGCCCTCGCCGGAACGCTGCTTGAGCGCCATGACTTCGATGCCGTGGTGCTGACACTCGACCGTCACGGAGCGCTGCTGCTTGAGCGTGGTGGTGCGCCGATTCATGTGCCGACTGTGGCGCGGACCATTTACGATGTGACCGGCGCGGGTGACATGGTGCTCGCGGCGCTCGCCTGCGCGGTCGCCCAGCAGGTGCCGTGGCCCGAAGCGGTGGCCTTCGCGAACGCGGCGGCGGGGCTTGAGGTGGAAGTCTTCGGAGCCCAGCCGATTCCGCTGCCGCGCGTGCGCCGCAGCGTCTTTGAACTGGCTCGCGGCTATTCAGGCAAGGTGCGCACCCTCGATGACGCGGCGGCGGAGTGCGAACTCTGGCGCGCGGATGGTCGCCGCGTGGTGCTGACCAACGGGTGCTTCGATCTGCTTCATGCGGGGCATGTCGCCTCGCTTCGCGGGGCGAAGGCGATGGGCGATGTGCTCGTGGTCGGTGTGAATGTCGATGCGCAGGTCCTTCGCATGAAGGGTGAAGGGCGCCCTGTGGCGCCGCTCGCCGAGCGCATGGAGATGCTCGAAGCGCTGAGTTGTGTCGACCTCGTGGTGCCTTTCGTGGAGCCGACGGCGGAGGTGCTCCTGCGCCGACTGCGTCCGGACACCTACGCCAAGGGCGGTGACTATCGACCGGAGACGCTCAACGAGTGGCCGGTGCTGCGCGAGCTGGGCATCGAGGTGCGCCTCGTGCCATCGCGACCTGGAGTCAGCACGACGACGATCATCGATCGCATTCTCCAGGGTCATGTGGCGGCGTCCGAGAAGGCGGCACGGGGCTGA
- a CDS encoding glycosyltransferase family 9 protein: MAWNLTRWLFDLRKRKYDLVFDLQGLGRSGLFALFTLAPWRVGFRDARELGWLGVNVHVERGERRHTVDQMLHLVESQGVRRVADLRLHPPPERVESWHALRRDLSLQGPFAVLAPTSRWRCKQWPAERWAELASRVLARGGVERVVVVGAPGEEAQTRWARDVEQCVDLCGRLRVGETMAVIQDAAVLVANDSAPLHMAVGLGTPYVGLFGPTDPERVGPYRGERWVVRASLDADERRRSYRALGDDDSIMRRIEAAEVFERLAQAMESRAWFLRVAEGVE, translated from the coding sequence GTGGCATGGAACCTCACGCGCTGGCTTTTCGACCTGCGGAAGCGCAAGTATGACCTTGTCTTCGACCTCCAGGGGCTCGGGCGAAGCGGACTCTTTGCGCTCTTCACTCTGGCGCCGTGGCGCGTCGGGTTCAGGGACGCGCGGGAGTTGGGATGGCTTGGTGTCAATGTGCATGTGGAGCGAGGCGAGCGAAGGCACACGGTCGACCAGATGCTGCACCTCGTCGAGTCGCAGGGTGTGCGCCGGGTCGCCGACCTTCGCCTGCATCCGCCGCCGGAGCGGGTGGAATCGTGGCACGCCCTGCGTCGGGATCTTTCGCTTCAAGGTCCATTCGCAGTCCTTGCACCGACGAGTCGATGGCGCTGCAAGCAGTGGCCCGCGGAGCGGTGGGCGGAGTTGGCGAGTCGGGTGTTGGCCCGCGGAGGCGTGGAGCGTGTCGTCGTAGTGGGTGCTCCTGGTGAGGAAGCGCAGACGCGCTGGGCTCGCGATGTGGAACAGTGCGTCGATCTCTGCGGTCGGCTGCGCGTGGGCGAGACCATGGCGGTCATTCAGGATGCGGCGGTGCTCGTCGCGAATGACTCCGCGCCGCTGCACATGGCGGTCGGTCTAGGCACGCCCTATGTCGGTCTCTTCGGTCCCACTGACCCGGAGCGCGTCGGACCCTACCGCGGCGAGCGATGGGTGGTGCGGGCGTCGCTTGATGCGGATGAGCGCCGACGCAGCTACCGCGCGCTCGGTGATGATGATTCGATCATGCGGCGGATCGAGGCGGCCGAGGTCTTCGAGCGGCTTGCGCAGGCCATGGAATCGAGAGCGTGGTTCTTGCGCGTGGCGGAGGGAGTCGAGTGA
- the lpxK gene encoding tetraacyldisaccharide 4'-kinase, which translates to MTHGASARPWLAPLGWAYGAAVEVARRWRQSIGGVTRLDIPVVSVGNLTVGGTGKGPVVRWVVERLMARGAHPAIALRGYRAGPQGSDEALEHAELLPGVPLSVGADRIRAIGEVRSAHREIDCVVLDDGFQHWRLARDLDLVLIDATRPGLDEAMLPAGSRREWRSALRRADGVIVTRAERVDEELALRILKRHGREPLAWCHHAWSVVRVFDRGVESREGSEWFAGRRVGLVAGIGNPEAFMGQVTSAGAKAQWLLRGRDHAAFDEASVKVILRAADEAKVDAIVTTLKDWVKLGPLLLRRAGEAGAGLRPLAVPIAEVKFISGESTVIDRIHAVLRGRGSAGRGE; encoded by the coding sequence GTGACTCACGGAGCGTCCGCTCGGCCGTGGCTTGCGCCGCTCGGGTGGGCCTATGGCGCAGCGGTCGAAGTCGCGCGGCGATGGCGGCAGTCCATCGGCGGTGTCACGCGATTGGACATTCCCGTGGTGAGCGTGGGCAATCTCACCGTCGGGGGGACTGGCAAGGGGCCCGTGGTGCGTTGGGTGGTTGAGCGCCTCATGGCGCGCGGGGCGCATCCCGCGATCGCGCTGCGCGGCTATCGCGCCGGGCCGCAGGGAAGTGACGAAGCGCTTGAACACGCCGAGCTTCTCCCGGGTGTGCCGCTGTCGGTCGGCGCCGATCGGATCCGCGCGATCGGCGAAGTGCGCAGCGCGCATCGGGAGATTGACTGCGTGGTCCTCGATGATGGCTTTCAACATTGGCGCCTGGCGCGGGACCTTGACCTTGTGCTCATTGATGCGACGAGGCCGGGACTCGACGAAGCGATGCTTCCCGCTGGCTCCCGCCGCGAGTGGCGCTCCGCCCTTCGCCGTGCCGACGGGGTGATCGTCACCCGCGCGGAGCGCGTCGATGAGGAACTCGCCCTGCGGATCCTGAAGCGGCACGGGCGGGAGCCGCTTGCGTGGTGTCATCACGCCTGGAGCGTGGTGCGCGTGTTCGACCGTGGCGTGGAGAGCCGCGAAGGCTCGGAGTGGTTCGCAGGCCGTCGCGTGGGGCTTGTGGCTGGCATCGGGAATCCTGAGGCGTTCATGGGGCAAGTGACTTCGGCGGGTGCGAAAGCGCAGTGGCTTCTTCGCGGCCGCGATCATGCGGCGTTCGACGAGGCTTCCGTGAAGGTCATCCTCCGCGCCGCGGATGAGGCGAAGGTCGACGCGATCGTCACCACGCTCAAGGATTGGGTGAAGCTTGGACCGCTTCTCCTGCGCCGCGCAGGGGAAGCGGGCGCCGGCCTGCGTCCTCTTGCAGTCCCCATCGCCGAGGTGAAGTTCATCTCCGGGGAGTCAACGGTCATCGATCGGATCCACGCGGTCCTCCGAGGACGCGGGAGCGCCGGCCGCGGCGAGTAG